From one Rhopalosiphum padi isolate XX-2018 chromosome 2, ASM2088224v1, whole genome shotgun sequence genomic stretch:
- the LOC132919558 gene encoding uncharacterized protein LOC132919558 isoform X3, translating to MMIDSDHTCPFRTHILLGHANFPQEFEDFVGPPLLAQPKPTSAVPLIRWIRRKQSTGKAETIVTNTPQFANGTGTSASATCSSVNNNPIDKNCRGRHGSYSTLNNPTGPNGHSTLHIRKVDSASIANLDKDCFIIPIAYLDRFLPDGVNLPTTPSPNKTNALNMVEVDDPKTCLMFHMMTTLEPIDPVLESPLSDPMARQTAAACSLLTEIAATKVASEGMLLANLEKDAVFPFITYYVLNKSSVANPREVAVNVRNTTLKKFDPRVIKHTTDHTFDLFTEVANIVCPPMSQSKRPRGTHTAYIISVYKVFDGDDSEKFEKHWLYWTGARMIYNYLPKSAGLRRITLHKSQSNGDKQYVLMCECANLLQDFTSVAKLLPALKARLCGCTGVYRSIFII from the exons CCACAGGAGTTCGAGGACTTCGTCGGACCACCTTTACTAGCGCAACCAAAACCCACCTCAGCTGTCCCGCTCATACGATGGATCCGAAGGAAACAGTCCACGGGGAAGGCTGAGACGATCGTCACCAACACACCACAATTCGCAAATGGCACGGGGACCAGTGCGAGCGCGACCTGCAGCTCGGTCAACAACAATCCAATTGACAAG AATTGCAGAGGTCGCCATGGTTCGTATTCTACATTAAACAATCCTACTGGTCCAAACGGTCATAGTACTCTCCATATTAGAAAAGTCGATTCGGCGAGTATTGCCAATTTGGATAaagattgttttattataccaaTCGCTTATTTAGACCGATTTCTACCCGACGGAGTCAAC CTCCCTACGACTCCGAGTCCAAATAAAACCAATGCTCTAAATATGGTCGAAGTAGACGACCCAAAAACTTGCCTTATGTTTCACATGATGACCACGTTGGAACCGATCGATCCTGTTTTAGAATCTCCTTTGTCGGATCCAATGGCCAGACAAACAGCAGCTGCGTGTTCACTACTTACAGAAATAGCAGCCACCAAAGTAGCTTCGGAGGGCATGTTACTGGCAAATTTAGAAAAAGACG CCGTGTTCCCGTTCATTACGTATTACGTGCTGAATAAGTCTTCGGTGGCCAATCCCCGTGAGGTGGCGGTGAACGTTCGAAATACGACTCTGAAAAAATTCGACCCCCGAGTCATCAAGCACACCACCGATCACACGTTCGACTTATTCACCGAAGTGGCCAATATCGTGTGCCCGCCAATGAGTCAGTCAAAAAGGCCTAGAGGTACGCACACAGCTTACATCATATCTGTGTACAAAGTATTCGACGGCGACGACAGTGAAAAGTTCGAGAAACACTGGCTTTATTGGACAG GCGCACGCATGATCTACAACTATCTACCGAAATCCGCCGGTCTAAGAAGAATAACGTTACACAAATCGCAATCGAACGGCGACAAGCAGTACGTGCTGATGTGCGAATGCGCCAATTTGCTACAAGACTTCACGTCCGTCGCCAAGTTACTGCCGGCGCTCAAGGCTAGACTGTGCGGTTGCACTGGAGTGTACCGatctatatttatcatttaa
- the LOC132919561 gene encoding cytochrome c oxidase assembly factor 5, with product MMRYDEGELTDHRPCAGIRADLKMCLLESDCCKIERKLPKDCLKEKKCPPECLALQNTFFECKRSLLDNRQRFRGRKGY from the exons ATGATGCGCTATGATGAAGGTGAACTCACAGACCATAGGCCGTGTGCAGGCATTAGAGCGGATCTCAAGATGTGTTTGTTGGAATCAGACTgttgtaaaata gaaaGAAAATTGCCCAAAGACTGCTTGAAAGAGAAAAAATGTCCACCAGAATGTTTGgcattacaaaatacattttttgaatgcAAGAGATCACTT ttGGACAACAGACAGCGATTCAGAGGAAGAAAAGGCTACTAA